A portion of the Pseudomonas protegens CHA0 genome contains these proteins:
- a CDS encoding VacJ family lipoprotein yields MAKHLLLIAALLCAGYAQADNSKANIPVTPDPDGFTEPLKKLKFNPGLDQREFERSTLNALNIYDPLESWNRRVYHFNYRFDQWVFLPVVDGYRYVTPSFLRTGVSNFFNNLGDVPNLFNSLLQFKGQRSMETTARLLLNTTIGVAGLWDPATKMGLPRQSEDFGQTLGFYGVPGGAYLVLPILGPSNLRDTAGLAVDYTAESAINFLNVSEASSNHPEIWVLRGVDKRYQTSFRYGQLNSPFEYEKVRYVYTESRKLQIAE; encoded by the coding sequence GTGGCTAAACATCTCCTGCTTATCGCTGCGTTGCTCTGTGCAGGCTATGCCCAAGCCGACAACAGCAAGGCCAACATTCCCGTCACCCCCGACCCCGATGGCTTCACCGAGCCGTTGAAGAAGCTCAAGTTCAACCCGGGGCTGGACCAGCGCGAGTTCGAGCGCTCGACCTTGAACGCCCTGAATATCTACGACCCGCTGGAGTCGTGGAACCGCCGGGTCTACCACTTCAACTACCGCTTCGACCAATGGGTGTTCCTGCCGGTGGTGGACGGGTACCGCTACGTGACGCCGAGCTTCCTGCGCACCGGGGTCAGCAACTTCTTCAACAACCTGGGCGATGTGCCCAACCTGTTCAACAGCCTGCTGCAGTTCAAGGGCCAGCGCTCCATGGAAACCACCGCGCGCCTGCTGCTCAACACCACCATCGGCGTGGCGGGCCTGTGGGACCCGGCTACCAAGATGGGCCTGCCGCGCCAGAGCGAAGACTTCGGCCAGACCCTGGGCTTCTACGGCGTACCCGGCGGCGCGTACCTGGTGCTGCCGATCCTCGGCCCGTCGAACCTGCGTGATACCGCCGGGCTGGCGGTGGACTACACCGCCGAATCGGCGATCAACTTCCTCAATGTTTCGGAAGCCAGCAGCAACCACCCGGAAATCTGGGTCCTGCGCGGGGTCGACAAGCGCTACCAGACCAGCTTCCGCTATGGCCAGCTGAACTCGCCGTTCGAATACGAGAAAGTGCGCTACGTCTACACCGAGTCGCGCAAGCTGCAGATCGCCGAGTAA
- a CDS encoding DUF808 domain-containing protein, translating into MAGSSLLVLIDDIAAVLDDVALMTKMAAKKTAGVLGDDLALNAQQVSGVRAEREIPVVWAVAKGSFRNKLILVPAALAISALAPWLVTPLLMLGGAYLCFEGFEKLAHKYLHHAEVAAEHTQTLQALADPQVDLVAFEKDKIKGAVRTDFILSAEIIAITLGTVAGASLTQQVVVLSGIAIVMTVGVYGLVAGIVKLDDLGLWLVHKPAALAKRIGGAILRAAPLMMKSLSVIGTAAMFMVGGGILTHGVPAVHHLIEGLAGRSAGVIGPVSALMPTLLNAVAGIIAGAVVLLAVTLAGKAWRALRG; encoded by the coding sequence ATGGCCGGAAGCAGTTTGCTGGTATTGATCGATGACATCGCCGCGGTACTCGATGACGTGGCCTTGATGACCAAGATGGCGGCGAAGAAGACCGCCGGTGTGCTGGGCGACGACCTCGCGCTCAATGCCCAGCAGGTCTCCGGGGTCCGCGCCGAGCGGGAAATCCCGGTGGTCTGGGCGGTGGCCAAGGGGTCGTTTCGCAACAAGCTGATCCTGGTGCCGGCGGCGCTGGCCATCAGCGCCCTGGCGCCGTGGCTGGTGACCCCGCTGCTGATGCTGGGTGGCGCCTACCTGTGTTTCGAGGGCTTCGAGAAGCTGGCGCACAAATACCTGCACCACGCCGAAGTGGCGGCCGAACATACCCAGACCCTGCAAGCCCTGGCCGACCCCCAGGTGGATCTGGTGGCTTTCGAGAAGGACAAGATCAAGGGTGCGGTGCGCACCGATTTCATCCTTTCCGCGGAAATCATCGCCATCACCCTGGGCACCGTGGCCGGGGCCTCCCTGACCCAGCAGGTGGTGGTGCTCTCGGGTATCGCCATTGTCATGACCGTCGGTGTCTACGGCCTGGTGGCCGGCATCGTCAAGCTCGATGACCTGGGGCTGTGGCTGGTGCACAAGCCCGCCGCCCTGGCCAAACGCATCGGTGGGGCGATCCTGCGGGCAGCGCCGCTGATGATGAAGAGCCTGTCGGTGATCGGTACGGCGGCGATGTTCATGGTCGGCGGCGGCATCCTGACCCACGGTGTGCCCGCCGTGCACCACCTGATAGAAGGGCTGGCCGGGCGCAGCGCCGGGGTCATAGGCCCGGTATCGGCGTTGATGCCGACCCTGCTCAATGCCGTGGCCGGGATCATTGCCGGTGCCGTGGTGCTGTTGGCGGTCACCCTGGCGGGCAAGGCCTGGCGTGCACTGCGCGGCTGA
- the hyi gene encoding hydroxypyruvate isomerase, which yields MPRFAANLSMLFTEQDFLARFKAAADAGFSGVEYLFPYEFSSAEIKAQLDAHGLSQVLFNLPAGDWAKGERGIACLPDRVEEFRAGVDLAIAYAQVLGNTQINCLAGIRPQGADEALVEKTLVANLKYAADKLQAVGIKLVMEAINTRDIPGFYLNNTAQALSIREQVGSDNLYLQYDIYHMQIMEGDLARTMANHLGQINHIQLADNPGRNEPGTGEINYRFLFEHLDRIGYQGWVGCEYKPLTTTEAGLGWLKTHNAI from the coding sequence ATGCCGCGCTTTGCTGCCAACCTGTCCATGCTGTTCACCGAACAGGACTTCCTCGCCCGCTTCAAGGCGGCCGCCGATGCCGGCTTCAGCGGCGTCGAATATCTGTTCCCCTACGAATTCAGCTCTGCCGAAATCAAGGCGCAACTTGACGCCCACGGCCTGAGCCAGGTGCTGTTCAACCTGCCGGCCGGCGACTGGGCCAAGGGTGAACGCGGTATCGCCTGCCTGCCCGACCGGGTCGAGGAGTTCCGCGCCGGGGTCGACCTGGCCATTGCCTACGCCCAGGTCCTGGGCAATACCCAGATCAACTGCCTGGCAGGCATCCGCCCACAGGGCGCCGATGAAGCCCTGGTGGAAAAGACCTTGGTCGCCAACCTCAAGTACGCCGCCGACAAGCTCCAGGCAGTGGGCATCAAGCTGGTGATGGAAGCCATCAACACCCGCGACATTCCCGGCTTCTACCTCAACAATACCGCCCAGGCGCTGTCGATTCGCGAGCAGGTGGGCAGCGACAACCTGTACCTGCAGTACGACATCTACCACATGCAGATCATGGAGGGAGACCTGGCGCGGACCATGGCCAACCACCTGGGCCAGATCAACCACATCCAGCTGGCGGACAACCCCGGGCGCAACGAGCCGGGCACCGGCGAGATCAACTACCGCTTCCTCTTCGAGCACCTGGACCGCATCGGCTACCAGGGCTGGGTCGGTTGCGAGTACAAGCCGCTGACCACCACTGAAGCCGGCCTTGGCTGGCTGAAAACCCACAACGCAATCTGA
- a CDS encoding DUF485 domain-containing protein produces the protein MNDSIYLSIQNSPRFKELVSKRERFAWILSAIMLGLYSAFILLIAYGPQILGAKLSPTSSITWGIPIGVGLILSAFILTAIYVRRANGEFDELNNAILKEAQQ, from the coding sequence ATGAACGACAGCATTTACCTCTCGATTCAAAACAGCCCGCGTTTCAAGGAGCTGGTCAGCAAACGAGAGCGGTTCGCCTGGATTCTCTCGGCGATCATGCTTGGGCTTTACTCGGCTTTCATCCTGTTGATCGCCTATGGTCCCCAGATCCTGGGAGCCAAACTCAGTCCTACCTCATCCATCACCTGGGGCATTCCCATCGGTGTCGGCTTGATTCTCTCGGCCTTCATCCTGACGGCCATCTATGTGCGACGCGCCAACGGCGAATTCGACGAGTTGAACAATGCGATCCTGAAGGAGGCTCAGCAATGA
- a CDS encoding beta (1-6) glucans synthase produces MRVRCPALFHDGPIMPATPRFHALPYLFACLLGLLALCGYWYGLGRPVHLPDVASASHKLQCASYTPFDKDQSPFDQPFKLRPQRMDADLALLATRFECIRTYSMTGLEALPDLARKHGLKLMIGAWVNSNPVDTEKEVDLLIASANANPDVVSAVIVGNEALLRKEVTGAQLARLILKVKAGVKQPVTYADVWEFWLKHPEIAPAVDFLTIHLLPYWEDDPSNIDAALNHVAEVRQVFGNRFAPKDVLIGETGWPSEGRQRETALPSRVNEAKFIRGFVALAEHNGWHYNLIEAFDQPWKRASEGAVGGYWGLFDADRQDKGILAGPVSNLPYWPLWLGVGGLILLGTLVLGGRPRDHRAALLLPLLGAVAACSIGTSGELARATSRFAGEWCWAALLLGLNLLVLAHAALALSPRQSWRLKAFDALEKRAGWLLTAAGFAAAVMMLELVFDPRYRSFPSAALLLPALVYLCRPVRVPRREIALLTFIVGAGIAPQLYQEGLANQQAWGWALVSLLMVAALWRNLRARRA; encoded by the coding sequence ATGCGGGTAAGATGCCCGGCTTTGTTCCACGACGGCCCGATCATGCCCGCCACCCCTCGTTTCCACGCCCTGCCCTATCTGTTCGCCTGCCTGCTCGGGCTGCTGGCCCTCTGCGGTTATTGGTACGGCCTTGGCCGGCCGGTGCACCTGCCGGATGTCGCCAGCGCCAGCCACAAGCTGCAGTGCGCTTCCTACACTCCGTTCGACAAGGACCAGTCGCCCTTCGACCAGCCGTTCAAGCTGCGCCCGCAGCGCATGGACGCCGACCTGGCCCTGCTGGCGACCCGTTTCGAATGCATCCGTACCTATTCCATGACCGGCCTGGAAGCCCTGCCGGACCTGGCGCGCAAGCACGGCCTGAAGCTGATGATCGGCGCCTGGGTCAACAGCAACCCGGTGGACACCGAGAAGGAGGTCGACCTGCTGATCGCCTCGGCCAACGCCAACCCGGACGTGGTCAGTGCGGTGATCGTCGGTAACGAAGCACTGCTGCGCAAGGAGGTCACCGGCGCGCAATTGGCGCGGCTGATCCTCAAGGTCAAGGCCGGGGTCAAGCAGCCGGTGACCTACGCCGATGTCTGGGAGTTCTGGCTCAAGCACCCGGAAATCGCCCCGGCGGTGGATTTCCTCACCATCCACCTGCTGCCGTACTGGGAAGACGATCCGTCGAACATCGACGCCGCCTTGAACCACGTGGCCGAGGTGCGCCAGGTGTTCGGCAACCGCTTCGCCCCCAAGGACGTACTGATTGGCGAGACCGGCTGGCCCAGTGAAGGCCGGCAGCGAGAAACCGCGCTGCCCAGCCGGGTCAACGAGGCCAAGTTCATCCGAGGCTTCGTCGCCCTGGCGGAACACAATGGCTGGCACTACAACCTGATCGAAGCCTTCGACCAGCCCTGGAAGCGCGCCAGCGAAGGTGCCGTCGGTGGCTACTGGGGACTGTTCGATGCTGATCGCCAGGACAAGGGCATCCTCGCCGGCCCGGTGTCCAACCTGCCGTACTGGCCGCTGTGGCTGGGCGTCGGCGGCCTGATACTGCTCGGCACCCTGGTGCTCGGCGGCCGGCCCCGCGACCACCGCGCCGCCCTGCTGCTGCCCCTGTTGGGCGCAGTGGCCGCTTGCAGCATCGGAACCTCTGGAGAACTGGCGCGGGCAACCAGCCGTTTCGCCGGTGAATGGTGCTGGGCCGCGTTGCTGCTGGGGCTCAACCTGCTGGTGCTGGCCCACGCCGCCCTGGCCCTGAGCCCTCGCCAGAGCTGGCGCCTGAAAGCCTTCGATGCACTGGAGAAACGGGCCGGCTGGCTGCTGACGGCCGCAGGCTTCGCCGCAGCGGTGATGATGCTGGAGCTGGTGTTCGACCCGCGCTACCGCAGCTTCCCCAGCGCGGCCCTGCTACTGCCGGCACTGGTCTACCTGTGCCGCCCGGTGCGAGTGCCGCGCCGGGAGATTGCCCTGCTGACCTTTATCGTCGGTGCCGGCATTGCTCCGCAGTTGTATCAGGAAGGTCTGGCCAACCAGCAGGCCTGGGGCTGGGCCCTGGTCAGCCTGCTGATGGTAGCGGCGCTTTGGCGCAACCTGCGGGCCCGCAGGGCCTGA
- a CDS encoding GlcG/HbpS family heme-binding protein, translating to MSALTLKVAVNLANQAINAGRKINAAPLTIAVLDAGGHLVTLQREDGASLLRPQIAIGKAWGAVALGKGSRLLALDAQQRPAFIGALNGLGQGSVVPAPGGVLIRDQAGAVMGAIGISGDTSDIDEQCAISAIEAQGLAADAGVSA from the coding sequence ATGAGCGCTTTAACCTTGAAAGTCGCAGTCAACCTGGCCAACCAGGCCATCAACGCGGGGCGCAAGATCAATGCGGCGCCGCTGACCATCGCGGTGCTGGATGCCGGCGGGCACCTGGTGACCCTGCAACGGGAGGACGGCGCCAGCCTGCTGCGCCCGCAGATCGCCATCGGCAAGGCCTGGGGGGCGGTGGCCCTGGGCAAGGGCTCGCGCCTGCTGGCCCTGGACGCGCAGCAGCGCCCGGCCTTCATCGGCGCATTGAACGGTCTGGGGCAGGGCAGCGTGGTGCCTGCGCCGGGCGGGGTGTTGATTCGGGATCAGGCGGGGGCAGTGATGGGGGCGATCGGCATCAGTGGCGATACCTCGGACATCGATGAGCAGTGCGCCATCAGCGCGATCGAAGCCCAGGGCCTGGCGGCGGACGCCGGCGTCAGCGCATAG
- the gcl gene encoding glyoxylate carboligase has translation MSKMRAIEAAVLVMRREGVDTAFGIPGAAINPLYSALQKVGGIDHVLARHVEGASHMAEGYTRTKAGNIGVCIGTSGPAGTDMVTGLYSASADSIPILCITGQAPRARLHKEDFQAVDITSIVKPVTKWATTVLEPGQVPYAFQKAFYEMRSGRPGPVLIDLPFDVQMAEIEFDIDAYQPLPLAKPAATRLQAEKVLALLDQAERPLLVAGGGVINADASELLVEFAELTGIPVIPTLMGWGTIPDDHPQMVGMVGLQTSHRYGNATLLKSDTVLGIGNRWANRHTGSVDVYTEGRKFIHVDIEPTQIGRVFTPDLGIVSDAGSALTVLLEVAREWQTAGKLKDRSAWLHDCQQRKASLHRKTHFDNVPVKPQRVYEEMNQVFGKDTCYVSTIGLSQIAGAQFLHVYKPRHWINCGQAGPLGWTIPAALGVVKADPNRQVVALSGDYDFQFMIEELAVGAQFNLPYIHVVVNNSYLGLIRQAQRGFDMDYCVQLSFDNLNAPELNGYGVDHVAVAEGLGCKALRVFEPKDIQPALRQAQEMLQTFKVPVVVEIILERVTNISMGTEINAVNEFEDLALVGNDAPTAISLLD, from the coding sequence ATGAGCAAAATGAGAGCAATCGAAGCCGCCGTTCTGGTGATGCGCCGTGAAGGGGTCGATACCGCTTTTGGCATCCCGGGTGCCGCCATCAACCCGCTGTATTCCGCGCTGCAGAAGGTCGGTGGCATCGATCACGTGCTCGCTCGCCACGTCGAAGGCGCCTCGCACATGGCCGAGGGCTACACCCGCACCAAGGCCGGTAACATCGGCGTATGCATCGGCACTTCCGGCCCCGCCGGCACCGACATGGTCACCGGCCTGTACAGCGCCTCGGCCGACTCCATCCCGATTCTCTGCATCACCGGTCAGGCCCCCCGCGCCCGCCTGCACAAGGAAGACTTCCAGGCCGTGGACATCACCAGCATCGTCAAGCCGGTGACCAAATGGGCCACCACCGTGCTGGAACCGGGCCAAGTGCCCTACGCCTTCCAGAAAGCCTTTTATGAAATGCGCTCCGGCCGGCCCGGCCCGGTGCTGATCGACCTGCCGTTCGACGTGCAGATGGCGGAAATCGAATTCGACATCGACGCCTACCAGCCCCTGCCCCTGGCCAAGCCGGCAGCGACCCGCCTGCAGGCGGAAAAGGTTCTGGCCCTGCTGGACCAGGCCGAACGTCCATTGCTGGTGGCCGGTGGCGGCGTGATCAACGCCGACGCCAGCGAGCTGCTGGTGGAGTTCGCCGAACTGACCGGCATTCCGGTGATCCCGACCCTGATGGGCTGGGGCACCATCCCTGACGATCACCCACAGATGGTGGGCATGGTCGGCCTGCAGACCTCCCATCGCTACGGCAATGCCACCCTGCTCAAGTCCGACACCGTGCTGGGCATCGGCAACCGCTGGGCCAACCGCCACACCGGTTCGGTGGACGTCTACACCGAAGGCCGCAAGTTCATCCACGTGGACATCGAACCGACCCAGATCGGCCGTGTCTTCACCCCGGACCTGGGCATCGTTTCCGATGCTGGCAGCGCCCTGACCGTATTGCTGGAGGTGGCCCGCGAATGGCAGACCGCCGGCAAGCTCAAGGATCGCAGCGCCTGGCTGCATGACTGCCAGCAGCGCAAGGCCAGCCTGCACCGCAAGACCCACTTCGACAACGTGCCGGTCAAGCCGCAACGCGTGTACGAAGAAATGAACCAGGTATTCGGCAAGGACACCTGCTACGTCAGCACCATCGGCCTGTCGCAGATTGCCGGCGCGCAGTTCCTCCACGTCTACAAGCCACGCCACTGGATCAACTGCGGCCAGGCCGGCCCGTTGGGCTGGACCATCCCCGCTGCCCTGGGCGTGGTCAAGGCCGACCCGAACCGCCAGGTGGTGGCGCTGTCCGGCGACTACGACTTCCAGTTCATGATCGAAGAACTGGCGGTGGGCGCGCAGTTCAACCTGCCGTACATCCACGTGGTGGTGAACAACTCCTACCTGGGGCTGATCCGCCAGGCCCAGCGCGGTTTCGACATGGACTACTGCGTGCAGCTGTCCTTCGACAACCTCAACGCGCCGGAACTCAACGGCTATGGCGTCGACCACGTGGCCGTTGCCGAAGGCCTGGGCTGCAAGGCCCTGCGGGTGTTCGAACCCAAGGACATCCAGCCGGCCCTGCGCCAGGCCCAGGAAATGCTCCAGACCTTCAAGGTACCGGTGGTGGTGGAAATCATCCTGGAGCGCGTGACCAACATTTCCATGGGCACCGAAATCAACGCGGTCAACGAGTTCGAAGACCTGGCGCTGGTGGGCAACGACGCCCCTACCGCGATTTCCCTGCTCGACTGA
- a CDS encoding glycine betaine ABC transporter substrate-binding protein produces the protein MKMRRLLGAGAALVLAISSTLASADSKTLSIGYVDGWSDSVATTHVAAEVIKQKLGYDVKLQAVATGIMWQGVATGKLDAMLSAWLPVTHGEYWAKNKDKVVDYGPNFKDAKIGLIVPEYVKAKSIEDLKIDTTFKNKIVGIDAGSGVMLKTDQAIKDYGLDYKLQASSGAAMIAELTRAEEKQDSIAVTGWVPHWMFAKWKLRFLEDPKGVYGAAETVNSIGSKGLEKKAPEVAAFLKKFQWASKDEIGEVMLAIQEGAKPDVAAKDWVSKHPERVAEWTAK, from the coding sequence ATGAAGATGCGACGACTCTTAGGCGCAGGTGCCGCACTGGTACTTGCCATCAGCTCCACTCTGGCCAGTGCCGACAGCAAGACCCTGAGCATCGGCTATGTCGACGGCTGGTCCGACAGCGTGGCGACGACCCATGTGGCGGCGGAAGTGATCAAGCAGAAGCTCGGTTATGACGTCAAGCTGCAAGCGGTGGCGACCGGGATCATGTGGCAGGGCGTAGCCACCGGCAAGCTCGACGCCATGCTTTCGGCCTGGCTGCCGGTGACCCATGGCGAGTACTGGGCCAAGAACAAGGACAAGGTGGTGGACTACGGCCCCAACTTCAAGGACGCCAAGATCGGCCTGATCGTGCCGGAGTACGTCAAGGCCAAGTCCATCGAGGACCTCAAGATCGATACCACGTTCAAGAACAAGATCGTCGGCATCGACGCCGGCTCGGGGGTGATGCTCAAGACCGACCAGGCGATCAAGGACTACGGCCTGGACTACAAGCTGCAGGCCAGTTCCGGGGCGGCAATGATCGCCGAGCTGACCCGCGCCGAAGAAAAACAGGATTCCATCGCCGTGACCGGCTGGGTGCCGCACTGGATGTTCGCCAAGTGGAAACTGCGCTTCCTCGAAGACCCGAAGGGCGTGTACGGCGCTGCTGAAACCGTCAACAGCATCGGCAGCAAGGGCCTGGAGAAGAAGGCGCCGGAAGTGGCGGCCTTCCTGAAGAAATTCCAGTGGGCCTCGAAAGATGAAATCGGTGAGGTCATGCTGGCCATTCAAGAGGGTGCAAAACCCGATGTGGCGGCCAAGGATTGGGTGAGCAAGCACCCGGAAAGGGTTGCCGAGTGGACTGCTAAATAA
- a CDS encoding FUSC family protein, with product MKLPTFFRADIWQALFAPAPADLLFAARNLIAGGLALYLAFRLDFEQPQWALTTVFIVSQSSSGMVLAKGAYRLLGTLVGAVVSILLIATLGQAPLLFLLAMALWLAFCTTGASLLRNHAAYGFVLAGYTTAIIALPATAAPLQVFDQAVARCSEIGLGIICAAVASQLLWPRRVEQALAVQGRAAWLAGRQAAASELLGEDQRKGLLEALGRIVTVDAQRDHAWFEGPQGRRRSQALRVLSRDLLGLLRSARGVARQRQMLDAATAQQLQPLLGETIQALQAEHDAALPPLLQRLQQALQDPSLSAAGHLCLVQLAQVLERVEQSALSVSAVEQGRVPPGAPGALSWHRDIQQGVLGGLRSALAFLAVAGFWLLSAWPSGLGAVSICGVVLSLFAGRENPAASCLNFFKGIALSIPVAAFVGLGLLPGWDGFPLLCLGLAVPLFCASLCMSRPKLAPVASAFCIFFVNNVGPSNLMSYDLGAFLNKAMATLIGVGIAVVVLRLVSLNPGEQHYRRMFKASLFDLAQLTSRPPEQAESWFGGRMADRLIRVSRYWQMQPENRRSHWDNGLLGLDLGDELLQLRSCLDPARGTLATEREHYLAHLATLLRHGGPSANRSEQLDAVSAALLKALDGDRDLPLQAREMARAAILQLQFTWRRWCRQQQAAALPTPVPAAG from the coding sequence ATGAAACTGCCGACCTTTTTCCGCGCCGATATCTGGCAAGCCCTCTTCGCCCCTGCCCCTGCCGACCTGCTGTTCGCCGCGCGCAACCTGATTGCCGGCGGCCTGGCCCTGTACCTGGCGTTCCGCCTGGATTTCGAACAACCGCAATGGGCCCTGACCACGGTGTTCATCGTCAGCCAGTCCAGCAGCGGCATGGTCCTGGCCAAGGGCGCCTACCGCCTGCTGGGCACCCTGGTGGGGGCCGTGGTGTCGATATTGCTGATCGCTACCCTGGGCCAGGCGCCCCTGCTGTTCCTGCTGGCCATGGCCCTGTGGCTGGCCTTCTGCACCACCGGCGCCTCGCTGCTGCGCAACCACGCAGCCTACGGTTTCGTACTGGCGGGCTACACCACTGCCATCATCGCCCTGCCCGCCACCGCAGCGCCCTTGCAGGTGTTCGACCAGGCAGTGGCGCGCTGTTCGGAAATCGGCCTGGGGATCATCTGCGCCGCCGTGGCCAGCCAACTGCTCTGGCCGCGCCGGGTGGAACAGGCGCTGGCGGTCCAGGGCCGCGCCGCCTGGCTGGCCGGGCGCCAGGCCGCAGCCTCGGAGTTGCTGGGGGAAGACCAGCGCAAGGGGCTGCTGGAAGCCCTGGGGCGTATCGTCACCGTGGATGCCCAACGCGATCACGCCTGGTTCGAAGGCCCGCAGGGGCGCCGTCGCTCCCAGGCGCTGCGGGTGCTGAGCCGCGACCTGCTGGGCTTGCTCCGGTCCGCCCGCGGCGTGGCGCGGCAACGGCAGATGCTCGACGCCGCCACCGCGCAGCAACTCCAACCCTTGCTCGGCGAGACCATCCAGGCCCTGCAGGCCGAACATGACGCCGCCCTGCCGCCCTTGCTCCAGCGCCTGCAACAGGCACTGCAGGACCCTTCGCTGTCCGCCGCAGGCCATCTGTGCCTGGTGCAACTGGCCCAGGTACTGGAGCGGGTGGAACAGAGCGCCCTGAGTGTCAGCGCCGTGGAACAGGGCCGGGTCCCGCCCGGCGCTCCCGGCGCCCTGTCCTGGCACCGGGATATCCAGCAAGGGGTGCTGGGAGGCTTGCGCAGCGCCCTGGCCTTTCTCGCCGTCGCCGGCTTCTGGCTGCTGTCCGCCTGGCCCTCGGGGCTGGGGGCCGTCTCCATCTGTGGCGTGGTGCTGAGCCTGTTCGCCGGACGTGAGAACCCTGCCGCGTCCTGCCTGAATTTCTTCAAGGGCATTGCCCTGTCCATTCCCGTGGCGGCCTTCGTCGGCCTTGGCCTGCTGCCGGGCTGGGACGGTTTTCCCCTGCTGTGCCTGGGGCTGGCAGTGCCGCTGTTCTGCGCTTCGCTGTGCATGAGCCGACCGAAGCTCGCGCCCGTCGCCTCGGCGTTCTGCATCTTTTTCGTCAACAACGTCGGCCCCAGCAACCTGATGAGCTACGACCTCGGGGCGTTCCTGAACAAGGCCATGGCCACCCTGATCGGTGTCGGCATCGCCGTGGTGGTGCTGCGCCTGGTCAGCCTCAACCCGGGCGAGCAGCACTACCGGCGGATGTTCAAGGCTTCGCTGTTCGATCTGGCGCAGCTCACCTCACGCCCGCCGGAGCAGGCCGAAAGCTGGTTCGGCGGGCGCATGGCCGATCGGCTGATCCGGGTGTCGCGGTATTGGCAGATGCAGCCCGAGAACCGCCGCAGTCACTGGGACAACGGCCTGCTGGGGCTGGACCTGGGAGATGAGCTGCTGCAATTGCGCAGTTGCCTGGACCCGGCCCGGGGCACCCTGGCCACGGAACGCGAGCATTATCTCGCGCACCTGGCGACGCTGCTCAGGCACGGCGGCCCCAGCGCCAACCGCAGCGAACAGCTGGATGCGGTCTCGGCGGCCCTGCTCAAGGCCCTGGATGGCGACCGCGACCTGCCCCTGCAAGCCCGGGAGATGGCCCGGGCGGCGATTCTGCAACTGCAGTTCACCTGGCGCCGCTGGTGCCGCCAGCAACAAGCGGCCGCGCTGCCGACCCCGGTGCCGGCAGCGGGCTGA
- a CDS encoding TetR/AcrR family transcriptional regulator, which produces MSTIRERNKELILRAASEEFADKGFAATKTSDIAAKAGLPKPNVYYYFKSKENLYREVLESIIEPILQASTPFNADGVPSEVLSGYIRSKIRISRDLPFASKVFASEIMHGAPHLSPEQVEQLNAQAKHNIECIQTWIDRGLIAPLDPNHLMFSIWAATQTYADFDWQISVVTGKTKLDEDDYEAAAQTIIRLVLKGCELDR; this is translated from the coding sequence ATGAGCACCATCCGCGAGCGCAATAAAGAACTGATCCTGCGGGCCGCCAGTGAAGAGTTTGCCGACAAGGGCTTTGCGGCGACCAAGACCAGCGACATCGCCGCCAAGGCCGGGTTGCCCAAACCCAACGTCTACTACTACTTCAAGTCCAAGGAAAACCTCTATCGCGAGGTGCTGGAAAGCATCATCGAACCCATCCTCCAGGCCTCCACCCCGTTCAATGCCGATGGCGTGCCCAGCGAAGTGCTCAGCGGCTACATCCGCTCGAAGATCCGCATCTCCCGCGACCTGCCCTTCGCTTCCAAGGTCTTTGCCAGCGAGATCATGCATGGCGCGCCGCACCTGAGCCCGGAACAGGTGGAACAGCTCAACGCCCAGGCCAAGCACAACATCGAGTGCATCCAGACCTGGATCGATCGCGGCCTGATCGCCCCGCTCGACCCCAACCACCTGATGTTCAGCATCTGGGCCGCAACCCAGACCTACGCCGACTTCGACTGGCAGATCTCGGTGGTCACCGGCAAGACCAAGCTCGACGAAGACGACTACGAAGCTGCGGCGCAGACCATCATCCGCCTGGTGCTCAAGGGCTGTGAACTGGATCGCTGA